From the genome of Rhinatrema bivittatum chromosome 11, aRhiBiv1.1, whole genome shotgun sequence:
AATGGTTTGTTCAAGGTGACATGGAAGAAGTGGTAGAGAGCTCACTGCTGCAATCCCCAGGCCCCTGCCACCCACGTCCTGTCCTCAGCTGTCACTTATGAAGCTAAGATGCCCGTTATACCAGGATAGGGCACCATTCAACAATACTTTTTATTCAGCTGTACAAGTCACCGAAAGACAGGCTTCTGACCGATGTGCATTACACCTTCACCTGCCTGGAGTGCCAGGTCACCAGAGTCCGGGTCAGCCAGTGCTTGCTGtgttctgggatttgtagttacAGCATCTCTCAGAACTGACTCTGTAAAACCGTTTCTGCATCCTGTTGCTCGCCTTCACTCTGAACGTTTGGGCGCCACGACTGCAGGAGGAGGCTGACTCCATTTCTTTTGGTCTGCAGAATCCACTCCTGGCTTTACCCCACTGCTGCATGGATTCCTGGCTCTTTTCTGCATCTCCCTGCAGGCAGCGGAGGAAAGCtagggctgcagcagcagcagacttgGAGCTCGTTGCTAATCCTCGGTGGGTGACGTTTCCTAGGGCCCCTCCCCCAGGTCTGCTCTTCTCTGAGATGCTATGCATTGGTTCCGGTCCAGTTGAATGTGGGAAAGAAACATTTTATAAGTGTACAGGAAAATAATGGGTTTCTTGTTAACCCGTTCACATTGCTGTTTGCTCCCCACCCCATTCATTAATACAAACACTTTTTACATGGTTTTTGTAACATGAACATAGTGCTCAGTAAAATAGAAGTAAGAAGTTCAGTCACAATTGCTTTAATTTTATCACATGTGTCCCCCTGGGCACATGTGCCAGGGCAGTGCAGCTGCAGGGTGGAGGCTCTGTGTGATGCTTCTGCTCTACATGGCTTAGGACGTGTATCTCAAAATAAGTTAGTCAGTCCCAGGTTGCATAGGCCACAGCTACGTGCCATCTGGCGTGATTTTGATTTCAGGGGGGTACAGCTCCAGCTGGGCATTCACCTGGTTATTCATGGCGTAGAATTCTTGGTGGCCGGGATTGAAGGGAAGGTTGTTGGTGAAAGGCAGAGTTGGGATGCGATGGTACCGCTGGTTGGTCTTTTGCACGATGCATTCCCGGCACCTCTTGCCAACCAGGTAGATCATTTCACATATGTTCAGGAGGACACAGATGGCCGAGGTCACCACCATGAAGATAGTGAAGATATTCTTTTCAGTGGGGCGGGAGATGAAGCAGTCAACAATGTTGGGGCAAGGGTCAATGCTGCATTTCACCACGTTGGGCAGGGAATAGTTTCTGTACAGCCTGTGGAAGACGTACAAGAAGATGATATCCACAGCGGCCTTGAAGAGCAGGCTGAGTAGGTAGGTCCACCAGAGGCCTCCCCTCTTCTTGGCAGTGTCTGGATACAGTTTGCTGCAGTTCTCCCCCATTTTTTCTTGGTGCTTTTTCTCGCGGTCTTCCCGGTAGGCCACGTGCATGATGACCAGGAGAGAGGGGCAGGTGACCAGGATGAGCTGCAGGGCCCACAGTCGGATGTGGGACACTGGGAAGAAGTGGTCATAGCAGACATTGGTGCAGCCGGGCTGCCGGGTGTTACAGTCAAACTCTCCTTGCTCATCGCCCCACACCCTCTCGGCGGCTACCACATAAACCAGCAAGCGGAAGATGAAGACCACTGAGAGCCATAGGCGGCCGAAGGCAGTGGAGAACTTGTTGACCCCACTCAGAAGCCCCTGGAAGAGTCCCCAGTTCATAGCGTCTCTTGGCCTGGCAGGAGGAAGAGTAAAATCTTGGGATTAGATGGCAGCAGCTACAGGGGCTAGTGCCCGCCCTGGCAAATCGCCAATTGGACCCTCTGTTTCTAACCTTCCCTAAGTGGGGATCTAGCAAGTGcttacaaacgggccgatacagtaaaaacgtggaagagcgggcgagtgcccgctctcccagtgcgcgcacaggccagtctcctgtgcgcgcgatacgtattttaatttattttaattagggccggcggtaaaaagaggcgctagggacactagcgcatccctagcgcctcttttttgaaagGAGCGGCagttgtcagcgagtttgacagccgacgctcaattttgccggcatcagttctcaaacctgctgacagccatgggttcagaaaccggacgccggcaaaattgagcatccggttttcgacctgcgagccacgggcctatttcaattttttttttactttttttttaactttcgggacctcagacttaatatcgccatgcactttcctggtggctggagaaattagcacctacctaaggggtaaaactagcacgtccaaaacgcgtgtccaacccccccgaacctaatagcgcccgcaacatgcaaatgcatgttgatggccctattaggtattcccgcgcgattcagaaagcaaaatgtgcggccaagccacacattttattttcagaaattagcgcctacccaaaggtaggcattaatttctccgggcaccgggaaagtgcacagaaaagcagtaaaaactgcttttctgtgcaccctctgacttaatatcatggcgatattaagtcggtgcTCCAacgaagcgcactgttaacccgcagttggatgcgcattttggacgtgctattaccccttactgaataaggggtaaagctagcgcgtccaaaacgcgcgtccaatcgtgggttaacagtgcgctccgccggagcacactgtactgtatcggcccgaaagaagGTGGGAACGTGCCCATGCAATCCCTTCCACCCATGGGATTTTGGGGGGTTAATTTAATTTGATTCTGACTAAGATTAAATTTAGAAAGCAGTGTGTAATAGCTAATGAGCTGCTGACGGGCTTGCTAGGGATAATGAGGAAATAATGAAGTGGTAGAATGTATTAATTTTCACTTGTTACAGAAAACGCTGCTCCTGTGCCTGGCGCTCACGGCTCCTCTTTGTCTGCAGGGCCCCTTACTGGGAAGCGCTTGGAGATCGGGCCTTCGGGGCAGGGACAGGGGCAGGTAGGGACGAGCCAGCCCAGGAGGCAGAAGAAACCCCTGCACCCTAAACCACCTTTCTGATATAAATAGCCCCGGAATTTACAGCGCAAGGTGAACAGAAATCAAACCCCGGCAAGGATTTTGTAATGGGATTTTCCTGTCCTTCAGTAGAACTTTTGTGACGATTCCTCGGAACATTTCCCCTCACCACAGTTAGGGCAGGGCCTGGCTAGCGAGGGCCACGGGCCGGGGCCGGGGCTCAGGGTTCTCCTTACCTGCGATCCTGGAGGCGCCGCGTCCTCTCTAAGCCATGGCAGAGGCGTCTGAGCACTGGAGTTGCACCTGCAGCCCCGCCCCGCCCTCACCTGCAAGCCAAGCCCCGCCCTCACCTGCAAGCCCCGCCCTCTCCTTGCGAAAGCCCCAGCGAGTCATCCGCGTTTCCCCCCCGGGAAAAGCTtttaagggtttttttctttttcttaagaaAGGTAAATCAAACCAGAAGGCTGCAGATCCTGTTCTTGGAATCAGACTTTATTACAAAAGAGTTGCGGAAGATGTGGACAGTTGAAGGGGTTTAAGCCTGCAGAGCTGGAAACCCCCCTGCCGAGGCCCTCCTGAACAATGAGTGCTTTCTTACCCCCAGAGGGAGCGGGGGCCTGCCCTCTTCAGGGGGACTCTGGAGTCTCTCTGCTTCCCTTCTCTGGGTTTTAGGTACAAAATCGCAGCCATTCAAGGCTACACAAGGAGCTTTGTAAATATGCTGATTCCACAACCTGCACTCGTTTCTGTCTTACATTTCTTTTGCAATTTCTGCCAGAAATGTTTTCACAGACTGGGGCAGGTTGCAAATGTACATAGAAAATTAAAACCATaacaagaaataataataataaacagacAGTAACATACACATGACAATTCTTTTAAAGCCATCAGCAGGGACAGGcagttaatgaaaaaaaaaaagcataagcaatttaaaaaaatgaactttcAAGGCTGCTTTAAAGTGTTTAGACTGCATTCTATGTATTAAAGCAGGAGGTAAGGAAGTGCAGACTCATGTGAGTGCAAGATTGAGAGGTAGATCGAAAGCTTCTACAAGGTGTACAGATTTTTAAAATGGAACCGACCCAGGAGAGCTGAGGTCATTTAAGAGATTAGGACTTGGATGTTGGATCGCAGTTACTAACATGGACCCTTCTCCTTTCTGTATGGTGGACACAGACACAGTGAcagagtaaatgacagcagacaaAGACCAGTATGGCCCATGCAGTTTGCTGAGCGAGGTGCTTCGGGCTGTCCTCCCACTCCCTGCAGGCTCCAGGCTCTGAGCACCCAGAAACCTTAGCCCAGATCACCGCAGGGCTTCATTTCCAGCCTCTCTCTTTAaaccatgcccttttgaattcttcaccacctcttccaggagggcgttccaggcatctgTGCCATCTTTTATTCCTGGTTGACCCAGACTGCAGCCTTTCATGAGCCTGGATGGAAGCTCCGGGCAGAATTCCCAGATTAGATGCCTTAATTATACGTTTCAATCTCACCTCCTGCTGGTTAAACCCCAGGGGAGATGGAGACCTGGTCCCTGCTGCACCTCACTGCTCCGTCTGCCCTTTCCCAGACCACATACAGCCAATTCACCCAATATCCACCCTCCCCTCCTAGCTCAGATTATCCGATTCTGATAGTTTTACTTTGCAGTCTCAGTTTTTCCCATATTCCTTCTTGAACTGAGGGAAATATTTTATAGATCAgagttgatatattttttttcaatagcAGAGGCTTTTGATTTTGTTAGAAATAAAATTCCCAGAGCTCCTTACTAATGCTATTTAAACAGGGACAGATTGCGTGATTTAGTCCTTGGTAGGTTCGCTGGCCATGACTGtcggtgccagctctgtgggtggtTGACCATCCCCAGTTTTGTGTCCTTCGTTGCTGTAGATCGGGAGCTGAGAGCTCCATGCTGCCGAGGAGAATAAGAGGAAGGAAGTGCTTCTGACTTATTGCTACTGCTGCCACCTTTCCCTGCAGCTAATTGGCTGGCTGTAGAATGTTTGACCAATGGGATGCAGGAGAGGTCAGGAAGGAAACATTTGTATCTTCTCTGTTGCTACAACTCCCATCACCCTCTGCAGCTTATTGGTTGGCTGTAGAATGTTTGACCAATGGGATGCAGGGGAGGTCAGGAAGGAAACATTTGTATCTTCTCAGTTGCTACAACTCCCATCACCCTCTGCAGCTTATTGGTTGGCTGTAGAATGTTTGACCAATGGGATGCAGGGGAGGTCAGGAAGGAAACATTTGTATCTTCTCTGTTGCTACAACTCCCATCACCCTCTGCAGCTTATTGGTTGGCTGTAGAATGTTTGACCAATGGGATGCAGGGGAGGTCAGGAAGGAAACATTTGTATCTTCTCAGTTGCTACAACTCCCATCACCCTCTGCAGCTTATTGGTTGGCTGTAGAATGTTTGACCAATGGGATGCAGGGGAGGTCAGGAAGGAAACATTTGTATCTTCTCTGTTGCTACAACTCCCATCACCCTCTGCAGCTTATTGGTTGGCTGTAGAATGTTTGACCAATGGGATGCAGGGGAGGTCAGGAAGGAAACATTTGTATCTTCTCTGTTGCTACAACTCCCATCACCCTCTGCAGCTTATTGGTTGGCTGTAGAATGTTTGACCAATGGGATGCAGGGGAGGTCAGGAAGGAAACATTTGTATCTTCTCAGTTGCTACAACTCCCATCACCCTCTGCAGCTTATTGGTTGGCTGTAGAATGTTTGACCAATGGGATGCAGGGGAGGTCAGGAAGGAAACATTTGTATCTTCTCTGTTGCTACAACTCCCATCACCCTCTGCAGCTTATTGGTTGGCTGTAGAATGTTTGACCAATGGGATGCAGGGGAGGTCAGGAAGGAAACATTTGTATCTTCTCTGTTGCTACAACTCACATCACCCTCTGCAGCTTATTGGTTGGCTGTAGAATGTTTGACCAGGGGGCTATAGAGGGATCAGAGAGTAGCATCAGTTTAGGACAGGCTTCCTACCCTTTGACTGACCTGAGGTGCAGTGGAGATGAGAAgggccaggtacttgtggcctggattggccactgttgggaacaggatactggtcttgatggactctgtctgatccagtatggcaattcttatagaGGGAGTGAAAGAGGGACAGAGGAGTATGAGGAGGTGATAGGGACGATGGACAGAAGAGGAGTGGGAATGCAGACTGGTAAGTGGGAAGACTGATTATAATGGTGATAGTGGCCAGGAGAGACAATACTGTTGTGAGGGTCTGGGAGAGGAATTGtggatggaagaggaagagagaaacagTGAACAATGGAGGGGCTGAGAGCAGGCTGCCAGAGAGGTCATTGATATCTAGAGGAGCCGGGGTGAGGGGTTAAGCAAAGGGGAATGAATGACAGTGGAGGTAAAGCAATGAAGGGTTGTaagaagagaggaaggagtgaGAACAGGCTTGGAAGTGGGAAGAGAAGATAATTAGCTGTGGAGCAacatggaagaaaaaaacaaatgggaGGAAGAGCAGAAAATAAATTCTGAAAGGAATGGGAAGGCAGAGAGGAAACTAAGAGAGAAGCAAAATACCGatctgggggcggggggggcagccctgcaatcagagGAAATGAAGTATTTTACTggatggagggggaagggggagggggttgcgATGCCATGGGCTGAAAACTCTCTCTCAAAAATTGCTCCCCCTTGCAGCCCCAGTATTGAGAGGCTTGAACTGAGATGGAAAGGGGGCGGGGACGACAGCATTCCCTTACTtcccaaaaataataaaaagaatcccGCAGGAGGCAGCCGTGATCTCTGGGTGGGGGGCAGGGCCTGGAATCTGCGTGTGCACCTAGGGTCAGGGAGGGCAGAGCAGGGAAGTCATCAAAGCCAAAAGATGAGGAGGAGTGAAGGGATGAGAAGAGGAGCAGAGCAGaatgggtggaggggaaatagggaGCAGATCAGGCTAAGGGGGTGCAGGAAATGGAGGTAACACCCAAATAGAAAAGTCAAAGGGTGCCCATGCAGGGtgggaaaaggagaggagaggataagatgaggactggaggaggaggatattAGGGTAatgtgagaggaaagggagaggagaggataagacggggtctggaggaggagggTATTAGGATAAtgtgaaaggaaaggaagaggagaggataagacgtggactggaggaggaggatattAGGATAatgtgagaggaaagggagaggagaggataagacagggactggaggaggaggatattAGGATaatctgagaggagaggagaggatatgatggggactggaggaggaggatattAGGAGAatgtgagaggaaagggagaggagaggataagacagggactggaggaggaggatattAGGATaatctgagaggagaggagaggataagatggggactggaggaggaagaTATTAGGATAATGGGAGAGGAAAGGATAAGatggggactggaggaggaggatattAGGAGAatgtgagaggaaagggagaggagaggataagacggggactggaggaggaggatattAGGGtaatgggagaggagaggataagacggggactggaggaggaggatattAGGAGAatgtgagaggaaagggagaggagaggaaaagatggggactggaggaggaggatattAGGGtaatgggagaggagaggataTGTTGTGAAcagagtggtggacccttggttcgacGATGATCGAGTAGACCACCGTCGTTAGGCGAGGCTGATTCTCGGGGTTGCAGATGGAAAGAGTAagatctggacgcaggcgcctcctgcaggtcgtgtaatccagatgctggcgcctccagcaggtcgaggagcaaaccccgCGGATCTCGTGAAGAAGTCCAATCCAGAAGTCGTGAGCCAGAgagatccgcagccagtccaggagtcaaaagccagagaggtccgcagccaatccaggggtcagaagccagagaagtccgcagccagtccaggggtcagaagccagagaagtccgcagccacgCCAGGAAACAAGGAACCAGAAGGAACGTCAGCCGAACCAGGAATCAACTCAGGaggacaaacaggaaccaggaacaaaacaaacgcaggagccaagaagtcaaggcaaggtctgagggtacagaccttgcttaaatagtcttcAGCCAATTGGGATGCAGCAGGAAGGAGccagctcacatcctgtgagtgtTTCTTTAATTACaagccagagccgcccgcgcggccctagcagctgtcagggggcggagcttagccACGCGGAGAgaaacgccgcggccatcttggggcagcagcggctgctgctgctgaagaaaCAAGCGAGGTCTGCATCAGTGCCGACGGTCAGTTCGGCCCCTGGGGACGGCGGTAAGTCCCGGTTGCGGCTTGCCACGGCCGATATTCATGACAGGATAAGacggggactggaggaggaggatattAGGAGAatgtgagaggaaagggagaggagaggataagacggggactggaggaggaggatattAGGAtaatgggagaggagaggataagacggggactggaggaggaggatattAGGAGAatgtgagaggaaagggagaggagaggataagacggggactggaggaggaggatattAGGAGAatgtgagaggaaagggaggggtgACAGGCGAGAGTGGGGAGAGACTGTGGTTTGGATGagctgtggggggtgggggggaggagactGCTGAGCCTTTGAGTGTTTGCCTGGCTTTTGTTTTGCTCACCTGAGTCTTCCCCATGTCCACATTACCTGCTCCTCGCTGGATATTTAAATCCGGGCTGGCCACTCACAACATATTGGGTTGTGTGGGGgggtttctttcctttttttgctgggggggggtggtggtgctgTAATTTGTATTGTGTTCAACGCcctcaatcattttcaaaagtggcTCCTATGGCCATGGCTACCATTCCCATTCCCCTTAATTGTAAAGTGTATGGGCTCCTTCTTAggcttcacaccccccccccccccaccccctattcTGTCACAGAAAATGTCTCCCACTCATAAAATAATATTATGTTCCTCATGCATCCTACTACATCCACTGAACCCATCCGGTGAGCAAACAGAGAGAAAACTGCAAACATCACCTTTTGACATGTAAGTTGCTTTTTGTCCTCCTTGCTGTGCCTCACAGCAGAGCAGAAGAGATGTCCACTAACTCCTTGCTGTGCCTCACAGCAGAGCAGAAGAGATGTCCACTAACTCCTTGCTGTGCCTCACAGCAGAGCAGAAGAGATGTCCACTAAACCTCTCAGTTCCTTTAGCAAGTTCTGCAGAACAATGTTTGCTGGCCTATAGCTCCCGCATTATTCAAAAACAACTCCTGGACTGGTGATGGTTTTCTCCAGCTTTCAGGCGCAGCACAgctgggagggttatggtcctGAAACCACGGCTCTCTTTGTCTCACTCCAGCCGTAGCCGCACATTGGTCGTCTCTCGGAGAGCGGCAGGTCTGCACCTAATACCTGTGAAATTGCTGAGGTCGCTTGGTTGGAATCCATGGCTTACGGGGGGTCCTTAACGCAAGAGCAGGTACAAGAGTGGGGCGGAGCCTGAAAGAGTAACTCTGCCCTGCATCCCCCGAGGgatgtttatttgatttttatttttaaaatatttctaacccGCACTCTCTAGTTATTCTATGACCAGATTCGTTCTCTGTTCATTGGACATAAACTTCAGGTTGCAAACTAGCTTCATCCTTTAAGCTGGCAGCAATTTTAATAACAGGTGGCTTACAGTTCTTGCCATTGAAGACATTTCTGTCCAATCTTAAGAAAGACTGTGATCCAGAGGTCATCTGAACATTGCTCCGAGCCTCCTCCTTGGTTCTCTGGCTTGCTGCACACTCTCTGCATTTCTTCGAAACCAAGTAGCCCACTTCTATCAAGTTTAGCAAGATGCACACAACTGAGGTGCTGAGCATGAAAATTGTGAAGAGGTTTTTCTCCGTGGGCTTGGAAATGTAACAGTCAACAACATTGGGGCAGGGGGGGATGGGGCATTTCACCAGCCTGGGAAGGACATAATTCTCATACATCCTGTGGAAGATGTATAGGAACACAATCTCCACAGCGGCCTTGAAGAGCAGGCTGAGTAGGTAGGTCCACCAcaggcctcctctcttcttcccaaTTTCTGGGTAGAGTCTACTGCAGTTTTCCCCCAGTTTTTCTCGGCGCTTCCTCTCTCGGTCTTCCCGGTAGGCCACGTGCATGATGACCAGGAGAGAGGGGCAGGTGACCAGGATGAGCTGCAGGGCCCATAGTCTAATGTGAGAAACGGGAAAGTAATGGTCATAGCAGACGTTGGTGCAGCCGGGCTGTCGTGTGTCACAGACAAAGTCCCGCTGGTCGTCCCCCCAGACTCTGCCGGCTGTCAGCATGTAGACCAGGATACGGAAAATGAACACCAAGGAAAGCCAGAGACGGCCTAATACCGTGGAATATTTGTTCACGCCGGTCAGAAGCGCTTCATACACCAGCCAGTTCATGGTAGCTTTGTCTCATCAACTAGATTTAAAACAGAAAGGAAACAGGAAGGTATAATTTTAATGACTTGCTGGTTTTCAAATTTAAAATACCTTTTAAATGATTTAAGAATTATTTAGAATAGGcacagtgaggtccatattcaaaaacatttaccaTCTAATTCAGAAGTTGGCTGGCTAAAAGAATATTTGGACACTAGTTGGCTAATAAGTAAGgagactagaatttagctggataagttaggggccttctaggggcataactgggcagagttgagttagccggctaattccgatattcagccagatgacttagccgaCTAAGGGTCTCATTTAcccagcattttccccatagaaacagaatgggagaaaagccttaataaaccAGGCCGAAGAGGTGTTCTGTTAACTTTAGTAGTGCGGCTGGACCATTGAATATTCCTCCAAAGATAGCAGgttaggtttatccagctaactgcgtCTGAATACGGATCATCTTATGAATACTTGAGTTGCTCCTGTGTACAAAGTTAGCAAAATAAGCTTCTTGGCTACATGGATTAACAGTGAAACCTGGCACAGGATGGGAGAAACATTTAAACAGAGCAGGGCAGGCATGAACCTCACTGCTAAGCCAAGATGCAGTCTCTTAAATTGAATGCTCCTGCTCCCGTTAGTGCCAATTCTAGTTTGAAGTCATTCAGGACAAACTGTATTATTTTCTCGAGCATTTGAGAGAACGGGGTGTTGGAAAGGCTCTCCTTGGAATTGGTTAGCATAGATGGCATTGTGAGCTGTTGAGAGCTGCAGTTACGAGGAGTTGAGCCACGTTTTAAGAGTCTTTTAGCTGCATTTCTTATGTATTATTTATCCTGTTTATTTCTCACAGGGTTTGGCTTGCAAGGT
Proteins encoded in this window:
- the LOC115073316 gene encoding gap junction beta-4 protein-like gives rise to the protein MNWGLFQGLLSGVNKFSTAFGRLWLSVVFIFRLLVYVVAAERVWGDEQGEFDCNTRQPGCTNVCYDHFFPVSHIRLWALQLILVTCPSLLVIMHVAYREDREKKHQEKMGENCSKLYPDTAKKRGGLWWTYLLSLLFKAAVDIIFLYVFHRLYRNYSLPNVVKCSIDPCPNIVDCFISRPTEKNIFTIFMVVTSAICVLLNICEMIYLVGKRCRECIVQKTNQRYHRIPTLPFTNNLPFNPGHQEFYAMNNQVNAQLELYPPEIKITPDGT
- the LOC115073395 gene encoding gap junction beta-5 protein-like, with the translated sequence MNWLVYEALLTGVNKYSTVLGRLWLSLVFIFRILVYMLTAGRVWGDDQRDFVCDTRQPGCTNVCYDHYFPVSHIRLWALQLILVTCPSLLVIMHVAYREDRERKRREKLGENCSRLYPEIGKKRGGLWWTYLLSLLFKAAVEIVFLYIFHRMYENYVLPRLVKCPIPPCPNVVDCYISKPTEKNLFTIFMLSTSVVCILLNLIEVGYLVSKKCRECAASQRTKEEARSNVQMTSGSQSFLRLDRNVFNGKNCKPPVIKIAASLKDEASLQPEVYVQ